One window of Dehalobacterium formicoaceticum genomic DNA carries:
- a CDS encoding spore germination protein — MFRLLNKKIKYLHSLLGSENQTQAPKKGDRLSGHLERDLANFKRLTGESTDIVVRKLTLKNNINAAIIFIDGLVFELVIRENVLEPLVLCGEKEILDKKGNDLVQALKNRILPVASIREEESVEQIVNAVFSGDTMLLVDGSTQALLINAPGWERRMPSEPESEIVVKGPREGFVETLRTNTSMLRRRVGHPGLTFEDLVLGQKTQTKVSIAYLKGVVRPELVDEVKRRLERINTDAILAAGYVEQYIEDAPFSPFMTVDYTERPDVTAAKLMEGRVAIMVDGTPIANTVPTLFIEFFQSPDDYNARPFYATILRWFRYFAFFAGSMSPGIFVALATFHQEFLPTPLLISMAAASEGTPFPAVVEAMGMGLIFEILREAGIRLPKPIGSAMSIVGALVIGDAAVSAGFIEAYMVIVVSFTAIASFAVPKLYDVCALLRIAFTVMAGLFGVFGLMLVFLFLIIHLVSLRSFGVPYLSPISPLMPKDLKDVLVRVPLWSMVTRPESIGVVDPVRRDFNLMPQPEEDENSLDES, encoded by the coding sequence CAGGAGAAAGCACTGATATTGTGGTGCGCAAATTGACATTAAAAAACAATATTAATGCCGCTATTATCTTTATTGATGGTCTGGTATTTGAACTGGTAATCCGAGAGAATGTTTTGGAACCTTTGGTGTTATGTGGGGAAAAAGAGATCCTGGACAAAAAAGGAAATGATCTGGTACAAGCTTTAAAAAACAGGATCTTACCTGTAGCTAGTATTCGGGAGGAAGAATCCGTTGAACAGATTGTAAATGCTGTGTTTAGTGGGGACACGATGTTACTAGTGGATGGCAGCACCCAGGCCTTGCTTATCAATGCCCCCGGGTGGGAAAGAAGGATGCCTTCCGAACCGGAATCGGAAATTGTTGTGAAAGGTCCGAGGGAAGGCTTTGTAGAGACACTGAGGACGAATACCTCCATGCTGAGACGAAGGGTGGGCCATCCGGGGCTGACCTTTGAAGACCTGGTGCTGGGGCAGAAAACCCAAACAAAGGTTTCCATTGCCTATTTAAAAGGGGTCGTCCGGCCGGAGCTGGTGGATGAGGTAAAACGCCGCTTGGAGAGAATTAACACCGATGCCATTTTGGCAGCCGGGTATGTGGAGCAATATATTGAAGATGCCCCCTTTTCCCCTTTTATGACCGTTGACTATACGGAAAGGCCGGACGTGACGGCAGCAAAACTGATGGAGGGCCGGGTAGCTATTATGGTTGACGGTACGCCCATTGCCAATACGGTACCGACCCTGTTTATTGAATTTTTTCAAAGTCCCGATGATTATAATGCTCGACCATTTTATGCCACCATTTTGCGGTGGTTTCGTTACTTTGCTTTTTTTGCCGGTAGCATGTCTCCCGGTATTTTTGTGGCCTTAGCCACTTTCCATCAGGAATTTTTGCCGACCCCCCTCTTGATTTCCATGGCCGCTGCTTCCGAAGGAACCCCTTTTCCTGCTGTGGTAGAAGCGATGGGAATGGGGCTGATCTTCGAAATTCTGCGAGAAGCGGGAATTAGGCTGCCCAAACCCATTGGATCGGCCATGAGTATTGTAGGGGCTTTAGTGATTGGCGATGCGGCAGTCTCCGCCGGTTTCATTGAAGCTTATATGGTTATTGTGGTATCCTTTACGGCGATTGCTTCTTTTGCCGTGCCCAAACTCTATGATGTCTGTGCCCTGTTAAGAATCGCTTTTACCGTGATGGCAGGATTATTTGGTGTTTTCGGTCTGATGCTTGTATTTTTATTCCTTATAATACACTTGGTTTCTTTGCGTTCTTTTGGTGTTCCTTATCTTTCTCCCATTTCCCCCTTGATGCCAAAAGATTTAAAAGATGTTTTAGTGCGGGTGCCTCTCTGGAGCATGGTTACCCGTCCCGAATCCATCGGGGTCGTTGATCCCGTACGGCGGGATTTTAATTTAATGCCGCAGCCTGAGGAAGATGAGAATAGTTTGGATGAATCGTGA
- a CDS encoding GerAB/ArcD/ProY family transporter: protein MGLEKGKVSSLGLVLLLFLFIFGSVIAIPGSTAGKDIWLARILSFMIALPLAGVFIALLNRYQGKTIIEINEIIFGPIPGGFLSGIFLWYLFHNGALVVMYYFEFIKQVLLPNTPANVLVLMMVAPCIYGAKKGLEVIVRTGQLIAPILLGTFIMLIFLAMPDIEISNIKPLFTTPLHKFLWGGVSTAALSFGETAAFLMILPFLNKKGKVKITLLSGLLLGCIVMVLSTLRTILILGDSAGLYLYPTYYAVKMIDIAEFLSRFEILIAVNYLAAGFIKTTVYLYALSLGTAQLFKLDSYHPLVLPWGFLMALFSLINLPNIIEKLDFANKAYPIYALPFILGIPLLALLGSWLKGLKGGDAQ from the coding sequence ATGGGGTTGGAAAAGGGTAAGGTGTCATCCCTGGGGCTGGTCTTATTATTATTCCTCTTTATCTTCGGATCTGTCATTGCTATCCCGGGTTCAACAGCCGGAAAAGATATCTGGCTCGCCCGGATCTTAAGTTTTATGATCGCACTGCCTTTAGCAGGGGTTTTTATTGCTCTCTTAAACCGTTATCAGGGGAAAACCATCATTGAAATAAATGAGATCATCTTCGGTCCTATCCCGGGAGGATTTTTATCAGGGATCTTTCTTTGGTATTTGTTCCACAACGGAGCATTGGTAGTGATGTATTATTTTGAATTTATCAAACAAGTGCTCCTCCCCAATACACCGGCAAATGTGTTGGTATTAATGATGGTCGCCCCATGCATTTACGGTGCAAAAAAAGGCCTGGAAGTGATCGTGCGTACCGGTCAATTGATCGCACCGATCCTGTTGGGCACCTTTATTATGTTAATATTTTTAGCAATGCCGGATATAGAAATTTCAAATATCAAGCCTCTTTTTACCACGCCCCTGCATAAGTTTTTGTGGGGTGGGGTCAGTACCGCTGCGCTGTCTTTTGGTGAGACGGCAGCCTTTCTTATGATCCTGCCCTTTTTGAATAAAAAGGGGAAAGTTAAGATTACGCTCCTCTCGGGTCTTTTGCTGGGGTGTATAGTGATGGTCTTGTCTACATTGAGGACAATTCTTATATTGGGTGATAGCGCCGGGCTGTATCTTTATCCCACCTATTATGCCGTTAAAATGATTGATATTGCCGAATTTTTAAGCCGGTTTGAGATCCTGATCGCCGTTAATTATCTCGCCGCAGGGTTTATCAAAACCACCGTATATCTCTACGCTTTGAGTCTGGGCACTGCTCAGCTTTTTAAGCTGGATTCTTATCATCCTCTGGTGCTGCCCTGGGGCTTTCTCATGGCTCTCTTTTCTTTGATCAACTTGCCTAATATTATCGAAAAATTAGATTTTGCCAATAAAGCTTATCCTATTTACGCCCTTCCCTTTATATTAGGCATACCTCTCTTAGCCCTCTTAGGATCGTGGCTTAAAGGACTTAAGGGTGGTGATGCTCAGTGA
- a CDS encoding tRNA threonylcarbamoyladenosine dehydratase, producing the protein MWEEFSRTALLIGEEALEKLQRSRVAVFGIGGVGTFVVEGLVRGGIGHFVLVDHDTVTLSNFNRQIHATNKTLHRPKVEVMKERILDINPRAEVVIHQSFYLPETRATLIEENYDYIVDAVDTVTAKVDLVVTAKKLQIPIISSMGAGNKLDPTKFQVADIYRTSVCPLARVMRKELRKRDIPALKVVFSTEEPIKLRYASSDSFDERKKQVPGSISFLPSVAGLIIAGEVIKDLIKAESSEI; encoded by the coding sequence ATGTGGGAAGAATTTTCTCGCACAGCATTATTAATCGGCGAAGAAGCATTGGAAAAGCTGCAGCGCAGTCGGGTGGCTGTTTTTGGCATCGGCGGGGTGGGTACCTTTGTGGTGGAAGGCTTAGTGAGAGGCGGTATCGGCCATTTTGTCCTTGTGGATCATGACACGGTCACTCTAAGTAATTTTAATCGTCAGATTCATGCCACCAATAAAACTCTGCACCGGCCCAAGGTGGAGGTCATGAAAGAAAGGATCCTGGATATTAACCCCCGGGCAGAGGTTGTCATTCATCAAAGCTTTTATCTGCCTGAAACACGGGCAACATTAATCGAGGAGAACTATGATTATATTGTTGATGCTGTGGATACGGTGACGGCCAAAGTCGATTTGGTTGTCACGGCAAAAAAGCTTCAGATTCCCATTATCAGCTCTATGGGAGCCGGCAATAAATTAGATCCTACCAAATTCCAGGTGGCGGATATCTATCGTACTTCGGTCTGTCCTTTGGCCAGGGTGATGAGGAAAGAATTAAGAAAAAGAGACATCCCTGCTTTGAAGGTGGTCTTTTCCACAGAGGAACCGATTAAACTTAGATATGCTTCATCAGATAGCTTTGATGAGAGAAAAAAGCAAGTCCCCGGCAGCATTTCTTTTCTCCCTTCCGTGGCTGGATTAATTATTGCCGGGGAAGTGATCAAGGATCTTATTAAAGCAGAATCATCTGAAATTTAA
- the nuoE gene encoding NADH-quinone oxidoreductase subunit NuoE has product MNQEGSACACACQNETDQEKYDRIQEIIDEYKDVEGSLIQVLHFAQGIYGYLPDELQKFIADGMNIPLNEVYGVVTFYTLFSTRPKGENTIGVCMGTACYVKGAKDVLKAFSDQLGIKVGQTSEDLKFTLEITRCIGACGLAPAITINNKVYQKVDPQKVHAILEEY; this is encoded by the coding sequence ATGAATCAAGAAGGATCTGCATGTGCTTGTGCATGTCAGAACGAAACGGATCAGGAAAAATACGACCGCATCCAGGAAATAATCGACGAATACAAAGATGTGGAAGGCAGTTTAATTCAGGTGTTGCACTTTGCTCAAGGTATTTACGGGTATTTGCCTGATGAACTGCAAAAGTTCATTGCCGACGGTATGAATATCCCTTTAAACGAAGTCTACGGGGTGGTAACCTTTTATACTCTCTTTTCAACCCGTCCTAAGGGGGAAAACACCATTGGCGTTTGCATGGGCACGGCTTGCTATGTAAAGGGTGCCAAGGATGTACTCAAAGCTTTCTCTGATCAATTAGGCATTAAGGTTGGCCAAACCAGTGAGGATCTTAAATTTACCCTTGAAATAACACGTTGTATTGGTGCTTGCGGTCTGGCACCGGCGATCACCATTAACAATAAGGTTTATCAGAAGGTTGATCCCCAAAAGGTTCATGCTATTTTAGAAGAATATTAA
- a CDS encoding NADH-ubiquinone oxidoreductase-F iron-sulfur binding region domain-containing protein, producing the protein MTKKYQETNSKYKYRVLVCAGGGCVSADCHEVKDALLQSLKENDLEDQVLVSETGCIGTCNLGPVMVVMPEEVFYTRLKPKDIPEIVKSHLVEGNILVNKTYFDMGALKRVPYLNEISFFKKQVKIALRNCGLIDYSSIDEYIANDGYKAVLKVLQEMTQEEVTQEITKSGLRGRGGAGFPAGIKWEAGRKAPGDQKYLICNADEGDPGAFMDRSIIEGDPHTIIEGMMIGGYAIGANKGFCYIRAEYPIAVERLEYALKQAREAGILGKNVFGTDFAFDIEIRIGAGAFVCGEETALMASVEGKRGEPKQKPPFPFQKGLFQKPTIINNVETLANIPPIILNGSEWFNGFGTEKSKGTKVFALAGDIVNTGLVEVPMGMTLREIVYDLGGGVPKKKAFKAAQMGGPSGGCIVSDDLDTPVDFDSLAQLGAIMGSGGLIVMNENNCMVDVAKFFMEFVQDESCGKCVPCRAGTKAILEVLDRILEGNGQENDIELMEKLCENIKKTAICGLGQTAPNPVLSTLRYFRDEYEEHIQNKPCRAGGNTK; encoded by the coding sequence ATTACAAAAAAATATCAAGAGACAAACAGTAAGTATAAATACCGGGTTCTGGTCTGTGCCGGGGGCGGTTGTGTTTCCGCCGATTGCCATGAGGTTAAAGATGCTCTGCTCCAGTCACTTAAAGAAAATGATTTGGAAGATCAGGTTTTGGTCAGTGAAACCGGATGTATCGGGACCTGTAATTTGGGCCCGGTGATGGTGGTGATGCCGGAGGAAGTATTCTATACCAGGCTTAAGCCTAAGGATATTCCCGAGATCGTCAAGTCCCATCTGGTGGAAGGAAATATTCTGGTTAATAAAACGTATTTTGATATGGGCGCGTTAAAAAGAGTTCCTTATCTCAATGAAATCAGCTTCTTTAAGAAACAGGTTAAAATTGCCTTAAGAAACTGCGGCTTAATTGATTACTCATCTATTGACGAGTATATTGCCAATGACGGTTACAAAGCTGTTCTTAAAGTGCTCCAGGAAATGACTCAGGAAGAGGTCACTCAGGAAATTACTAAATCCGGTCTCAGGGGCCGGGGCGGAGCAGGTTTCCCCGCCGGTATTAAATGGGAAGCGGGAAGAAAAGCTCCCGGAGATCAAAAATATCTGATCTGTAATGCGGACGAGGGTGATCCCGGTGCATTTATGGATCGCAGTATCATTGAAGGAGATCCCCATACCATTATCGAAGGGATGATGATCGGGGGTTATGCCATTGGTGCCAATAAAGGATTTTGCTATATCCGGGCGGAATATCCCATTGCGGTAGAACGGTTGGAGTATGCCTTAAAACAAGCCCGAGAGGCAGGAATTTTAGGCAAAAATGTTTTTGGGACGGATTTTGCCTTCGATATCGAGATCAGAATCGGTGCCGGCGCCTTTGTCTGCGGGGAAGAAACCGCACTGATGGCTTCTGTTGAAGGGAAAAGAGGAGAGCCGAAACAAAAACCGCCCTTCCCCTTCCAAAAAGGCTTGTTCCAGAAGCCCACGATTATTAATAATGTAGAGACCCTGGCCAATATCCCACCAATTATTTTAAATGGCAGTGAATGGTTTAACGGTTTTGGTACCGAAAAGAGCAAAGGAACCAAGGTATTTGCCTTAGCCGGGGATATTGTGAACACAGGCTTGGTTGAGGTGCCCATGGGCATGACCTTGCGGGAAATTGTCTATGATTTGGGCGGCGGCGTACCTAAGAAAAAAGCCTTCAAAGCAGCTCAAATGGGGGGACCCTCCGGCGGTTGTATTGTGTCCGATGATTTAGACACCCCCGTTGATTTCGATTCCTTAGCCCAATTAGGCGCCATTATGGGTTCCGGCGGATTGATTGTCATGAATGAAAACAACTGCATGGTAGACGTGGCCAAGTTCTTCATGGAATTTGTCCAGGACGAATCCTGCGGTAAATGTGTTCCTTGCCGGGCAGGTACCAAGGCGATTCTGGAAGTTCTGGATCGGATCTTGGAAGGCAACGGTCAGGAAAACGATATTGAATTAATGGAAAAGCTGTGCGAAAACATTAAGAAAACAGCGATTTGCGGATTGGGACAAACTGCGCCTAATCCGGTATTAAGTACCCTGAGATATTTCCGGGATGAATATGAAGAACACATTCAAAACAAACCATGCCGGGCAGGAGGTAACACGAAATGA
- the fdhF gene encoding formate dehydrogenase subunit alpha, which yields MINFVLNDKRVTAEPGMTILQAAEMNGVDIPHLCYLEGCSDITSCRICVVEVVGARNLVPSCSTPVAEDMVVYSHSDAVVSARKDLLELMLADHIGDCKPPCHQACPANTECQRYVRLIAKGNYQEALELNKEVNPFPASIGRVCPHPCEEACRRQLVEEPISIASLKRFVADIDLNSGNVFLPEMKPATGKKVAVIGGGPGGLTAAFFLAKDGHQVVVFEAMPKAGGMLRYGIPEYRLPKAVLDQEISVIEKMGVEIKCNIRIGQDVQFTDLREDYDAVYVAIGAWASSPMRCQGENLEGVIGGIDFLEKVATQNPVQLGKKVAVVGGGNTAMDACRTAVRMGAEEVYLLYRRTRSEMPAEEIEIIEAEEEGVIFKYLVAPTEILGADGKVKQIKLQKMELGEPDASGRRKPVPIPGAEEIIDVDNVIAAIGQQVVPTGLDELELTKWNTIQADKNTFATNLPGVFAGGDGTNEGPGIAIQAIGDATKAAPFITRYLNGEEISYQKPFWVKRDDLTSEDFLDREKKYRSHMKHLSPEERKTNFKEIGFGFTEEDAKKEAARCLECGCEKVFDCELLQYSNEYQVDGRLYHTEKKPTPIDYTNEMYVSDHNKCIMCRKCVKMCSELQCTNAIGFSQRSSEIHVSPPFDQTLDTSRCVSCGNCVNVCPVGALLPKDNNHFLFNTTRKVQTTCAYCGVGCQFNFLVSGNKITGVEPVKGPANDGLLCVKGRFAYNFIDHPDRLTKPLLKKDGQFVEISWDEAYQTIIDKITEIKGKYGPDVFGGLSSSRTTNEDNYMVQKFMRGIIGTNNVDNCARVUHAPTVAGLATTLGSGAMTNSIAEVLDTNVIFIVGSNTTEAHPVIGARIRQAKLRGAKIIVADPRRIDLVEDAEIFLQIKPGTNIALLNGMMHVIIKEGLQDKEYIAARTEGFEELEKAVQDYPPEVAAEICGIKAEDIVKAARMYAQAEKGAIFYCLGITEHVSGTRNVMSISNLAMLCGNIGIESGGVNPLRGQNNVQGACDMGALPGDYPGYQKVNNPEVRAKFEAGWGVKLSDQPGHTVTEMFPLAEKGDIKFMYIVGENNVKTDPDIHHVTRALNNLDFLVVQDIFLTETAQLADLVLPAASFAEKDGTFTNTERRVQRVRKAVDPPGEAKPDWQIIMELMNRMGYEKKYSHTSEIMEEIASLTPSFAGIRYERLDKKGIQWPCTGADHEGTMCLHQGSFTRGKGLFQPSPHITSAELPDGEYPYTLVTGRHLYHYNDAGMTGRTEGLDNIGGESYIEINPATAAKHGLAHGDDVIVTSRRGEIKTKVRATDIVEEDVLFMTFHYSDGAANYLTSNHLDPTSKTPEFKVAAIRIAKA from the coding sequence ATGATAAATTTTGTACTGAACGATAAAAGAGTTACAGCTGAGCCGGGAATGACGATTTTACAGGCAGCCGAAATGAACGGGGTAGATATTCCTCATTTATGTTATTTGGAAGGATGTTCCGACATCACTTCCTGCCGCATTTGCGTAGTGGAAGTTGTGGGCGCAAGGAACTTAGTGCCTTCCTGCTCCACCCCGGTGGCGGAGGATATGGTTGTCTACAGCCATTCGGATGCTGTGGTCTCTGCCAGAAAAGATCTGCTGGAATTAATGCTGGCCGACCACATTGGGGATTGCAAACCCCCTTGCCATCAGGCTTGTCCGGCCAATACGGAATGTCAAAGATATGTCAGACTAATTGCCAAAGGAAACTATCAGGAAGCATTAGAACTGAATAAGGAAGTCAACCCTTTTCCCGCCAGTATCGGACGGGTATGTCCCCATCCTTGTGAAGAGGCCTGCCGCAGACAACTGGTGGAGGAACCCATCTCCATTGCCTCATTAAAGCGATTTGTGGCTGACATTGATTTAAATTCAGGAAATGTATTTTTGCCTGAAATGAAACCGGCTACCGGCAAAAAGGTAGCGGTGATCGGCGGCGGCCCAGGCGGTCTTACCGCAGCTTTTTTCCTGGCCAAAGATGGCCATCAGGTGGTAGTCTTCGAAGCCATGCCCAAAGCGGGGGGCATGCTGAGATACGGGATTCCGGAATACCGTCTGCCCAAGGCTGTGCTGGATCAGGAAATCAGCGTCATCGAAAAAATGGGTGTGGAGATCAAGTGTAATATCCGCATCGGACAAGATGTTCAGTTCACAGACTTAAGAGAGGACTATGATGCCGTATATGTAGCCATCGGCGCTTGGGCCAGTTCTCCTATGCGTTGTCAGGGTGAAAACCTGGAAGGTGTCATCGGCGGGATTGATTTCCTGGAAAAAGTAGCGACCCAAAACCCGGTTCAATTGGGTAAAAAGGTTGCCGTCGTAGGCGGCGGTAATACAGCCATGGATGCTTGCCGTACGGCAGTCCGCATGGGAGCGGAGGAAGTATATCTGCTCTATCGCCGAACCCGGTCTGAAATGCCGGCAGAGGAAATTGAAATCATTGAAGCGGAAGAAGAAGGCGTTATTTTTAAATACCTGGTCGCCCCTACGGAAATCTTGGGCGCAGACGGTAAAGTAAAACAGATCAAACTGCAAAAGATGGAACTGGGAGAACCGGACGCCAGCGGCCGGAGAAAACCGGTGCCCATTCCTGGAGCAGAAGAAATTATCGATGTGGACAATGTCATCGCTGCTATTGGACAGCAGGTGGTGCCCACAGGTCTGGACGAGTTGGAATTGACCAAATGGAATACGATCCAAGCGGACAAGAACACCTTTGCCACCAATTTGCCCGGTGTTTTTGCCGGGGGAGACGGGACCAATGAGGGACCGGGCATTGCCATTCAAGCCATCGGAGATGCCACCAAAGCGGCGCCTTTTATCACTCGTTACCTGAACGGTGAAGAGATCTCCTACCAAAAACCTTTCTGGGTGAAAAGAGATGATCTGACGTCAGAGGATTTTCTGGACCGGGAGAAAAAATATCGCTCTCACATGAAACACTTATCTCCGGAAGAGCGGAAAACGAATTTCAAGGAAATCGGTTTCGGATTCACGGAGGAGGATGCCAAGAAAGAAGCTGCCCGTTGTTTGGAATGCGGCTGTGAAAAGGTATTCGATTGTGAATTGCTGCAATATTCCAATGAATACCAGGTGGATGGCCGTCTCTACCATACAGAAAAGAAACCGACGCCTATTGACTACACTAATGAAATGTATGTCAGTGACCATAATAAATGTATCATGTGCCGCAAATGCGTAAAAATGTGCTCTGAATTGCAATGCACCAACGCTATCGGCTTTAGCCAGAGGAGCTCTGAAATTCATGTTTCACCGCCCTTTGATCAGACCTTAGACACCAGCCGTTGCGTTTCCTGCGGTAACTGTGTTAATGTTTGCCCCGTGGGTGCACTGTTGCCTAAGGATAACAATCATTTTCTCTTTAATACTACCAGAAAGGTACAGACCACCTGCGCCTATTGCGGAGTAGGGTGTCAATTCAACTTCCTGGTAAGCGGTAACAAAATTACCGGGGTAGAACCTGTTAAGGGGCCTGCCAATGACGGTTTGCTTTGCGTCAAAGGGCGCTTTGCTTATAATTTCATTGATCATCCTGATCGCCTGACTAAGCCCTTACTGAAAAAGGACGGCCAGTTTGTGGAGATTTCCTGGGATGAAGCTTATCAAACCATTATTGATAAAATTACTGAAATAAAAGGAAAGTATGGTCCGGATGTTTTCGGTGGTTTATCATCTTCCCGAACCACCAACGAAGACAATTATATGGTCCAAAAGTTTATGCGAGGGATCATCGGAACCAACAATGTGGATAATTGTGCCCGTGTCTGACACGCTCCTACTGTGGCAGGTCTTGCCACTACATTAGGCAGCGGAGCAATGACCAACAGCATTGCTGAGGTACTGGATACAAATGTGATTTTCATCGTCGGTTCTAATACCACGGAAGCCCATCCGGTGATTGGCGCCAGGATTCGTCAGGCAAAACTCCGGGGAGCCAAAATCATCGTTGCTGATCCCCGCAGGATTGATTTGGTAGAAGATGCAGAGATCTTCCTGCAGATCAAACCGGGAACGAACATTGCCCTCTTGAACGGGATGATGCATGTGATCATCAAGGAAGGACTGCAAGATAAGGAATATATTGCTGCCAGAACGGAAGGATTTGAGGAACTGGAAAAAGCAGTTCAGGATTATCCGCCGGAAGTAGCAGCGGAAATTTGCGGTATTAAGGCGGAAGATATTGTTAAAGCCGCCAGAATGTACGCCCAAGCAGAAAAAGGAGCGATCTTCTACTGTCTGGGTATTACAGAGCATGTTTCCGGGACGAGAAATGTGATGAGTATATCCAACTTGGCCATGCTCTGCGGAAATATCGGGATTGAATCCGGCGGGGTGAATCCTCTGCGCGGACAAAACAACGTGCAGGGTGCCTGCGACATGGGCGCATTACCGGGAGATTATCCCGGTTATCAGAAGGTAAACAATCCTGAAGTGAGGGCAAAATTTGAAGCCGGTTGGGGTGTAAAATTATCTGATCAACCTGGGCATACGGTAACGGAAATGTTCCCCTTGGCGGAAAAAGGCGATATTAAGTTTATGTATATCGTCGGTGAGAATAACGTGAAGACGGATCCGGATATTCATCATGTGACCAGAGCCTTGAACAATTTAGATTTTCTGGTGGTGCAGGATATCTTCCTGACGGAAACAGCTCAGCTGGCCGATTTGGTTCTGCCGGCAGCCTCCTTTGCTGAAAAAGACGGCACCTTTACCAATACGGAACGCAGGGTTCAGAGGGTGCGAAAGGCGGTAGATCCACCAGGAGAGGCGAAGCCTGATTGGCAGATTATCATGGAATTGATGAATCGTATGGGTTACGAGAAAAAATATAGCCATACTTCAGAAATCATGGAGGAAATCGCTTCTCTGACACCCAGTTTCGCCGGGATACGTTATGAGCGCCTTGATAAGAAGGGCATCCAATGGCCTTGCACAGGAGCCGACCACGAGGGTACCATGTGCTTGCATCAAGGCTCCTTTACCAGGGGCAAAGGCTTGTTCCAGCCCTCCCCTCATATCACAAGTGCGGAGCTGCCTGATGGAGAATACCCTTATACCCTGGTAACAGGCAGACATCTCTATCATTACAATGATGCGGGTATGACCGGTAGGACGGAAGGCTTGGACAATATTGGAGGAGAGTCCTATATTGAGATTAACCCGGCCACCGCTGCCAAACATGGCTTAGCTCACGGAGATGATGTGATTGTGACCTCCCGCCGGGGAGAAATCAAAACCAAGGTGCGAGCCACGGATATCGTGGAAGAGGATGTGTTATTTATGACCTTCCATTATTCCGACGGTGCTGCTAATTATCTCACCAGCAACCACTTGGATCCCACCAGCAAGACGCCGGAATTCAAAGTGGCAGCCATCAGGATCGCAAAAGCGTAA